A single window of Vibrio sp. HB236076 DNA harbors:
- a CDS encoding IclR family transcriptional regulator → MSETIKSLSKALEVLECLSLFPNGTSLQTISQKSGHNKSSVHRILSTFEEMGYVSQVGMSKDYRLTTKLVQIGYSAMHSDVTGIVKPHLNQLLSNIDETVNFLSFDADHIIFKDKLEPANATFRTRTYIGLSSPMYCSAAGKCYLAFSSDEVRQAYWQRNSSTMKPLTNNTILEKDAFFAHLDEIKQRGYAIDDEENEIGISCVAVPILDRQHNPVYAISISSLTPRIRNYGFEHLANLIQQTTKQIEESING, encoded by the coding sequence ATGAGTGAGACAATCAAATCATTATCCAAAGCACTCGAGGTTCTTGAATGCTTGAGTTTATTCCCCAATGGCACGTCGTTACAGACTATCAGCCAGAAATCGGGACATAACAAATCGTCTGTTCATCGCATTCTTTCTACGTTTGAAGAAATGGGCTACGTGAGCCAAGTTGGCATGAGTAAAGACTATCGACTCACAACAAAACTGGTCCAAATCGGCTACAGCGCCATGCATTCTGATGTAACGGGGATTGTAAAACCTCATCTCAATCAATTGCTCAGCAATATTGATGAAACCGTGAATTTTCTCTCTTTTGACGCAGACCATATTATTTTCAAAGACAAGCTAGAGCCCGCTAATGCCACCTTTCGCACTCGAACCTATATCGGTCTCTCGTCCCCGATGTACTGCTCTGCGGCAGGAAAATGCTATTTAGCGTTTAGTAGCGATGAAGTAAGACAAGCGTATTGGCAACGCAACTCAAGTACAATGAAACCCTTAACCAATAATACCATCTTAGAAAAAGACGCTTTTTTTGCTCATTTAGACGAGATAAAACAACGCGGTTACGCCATTGACGACGAAGAAAATGAAATTGGGATTTCCTGTGTTGCCGTGCCGATTCTAGACCGGCAACACAACCCTGTTTACGCGATTAGCATTTCTTCCCTCACCCCGCGGATCCGAAATTATGGCTTTGAACACTTAGCCAATTTAATTCAACAAACCACTAAACAAATAGAAGAGAGTATCAACGGCTGA
- a CDS encoding L-ribulose-5-phosphate 3-epimerase, whose product MYTTPTKPRLGMYEKAMPDDFTWQQRFETAAEMGFDFIEISVDESEHRSARLDWSDEDIYALRRLSEQYGMPIQSLCLSLHRAYPFGSADPNKREKALEIMKKAIAFAYKLGVRCIQLAGYDVYYEPSTADSHRHFVAGMKASAALAEQAGLLLAVEIMETPYLNSLSKFEIIKREVPSPFFMAYPDVGNISAWHYDVPTELKLSQHHVVQIHLKDTLKTRGDQPGQYRDLVIGEGEVDFPNIFSALADIQYRGPLVIEMWANDDKNWKENLVIAKQRIHQFAQQSHFEL is encoded by the coding sequence ATGTACACAACTCCAACCAAACCGCGTTTAGGCATGTACGAAAAAGCCATGCCCGATGATTTTACTTGGCAACAACGTTTTGAAACCGCCGCCGAAATGGGCTTTGATTTTATCGAAATCTCTGTTGATGAAAGTGAACACCGAAGTGCAAGGCTAGACTGGAGTGATGAAGACATTTATGCCTTGCGTCGACTCTCTGAACAGTATGGCATGCCAATACAATCGCTTTGTCTCAGCCTGCATCGCGCTTACCCTTTCGGCTCTGCCGATCCGAATAAGCGAGAAAAAGCGCTCGAGATCATGAAAAAAGCCATTGCCTTTGCCTATAAACTCGGCGTTCGTTGTATCCAGTTAGCTGGTTATGATGTGTATTATGAACCATCGACAGCAGACAGCCATCGTCATTTTGTGGCGGGGATGAAAGCCAGTGCGGCACTGGCAGAGCAGGCTGGGCTATTATTAGCTGTCGAGATCATGGAAACGCCCTACCTCAACTCCCTCAGCAAATTCGAGATCATCAAGCGCGAGGTGCCTTCGCCATTCTTTATGGCTTACCCCGATGTCGGCAATATTTCAGCCTGGCATTACGATGTTCCGACCGAGCTTAAATTAAGCCAACATCACGTAGTGCAAATTCACCTCAAGGATACGTTAAAAACGCGCGGCGATCAGCCGGGCCAATATCGCGACCTCGTTATTGGTGAAGGCGAAGTGGATTTCCCCAATATTTTTTCAGCATTGGCGGACATCCAATACCGCGGCCCCTTGGTGATAGAGATGTGGGCCAACGACGATAAAAATTGGAAAGAAAATTTGGTGATCGCCAAACAAAGAATTCATCAATTTGCCCAACAAAGTCATTTTGAACTTTAA
- a CDS encoding sugar ABC transporter ATP-binding protein: MEWINSAENSLLSIEDLTTRFFNFVALDRASFHLHKGRCVALLGENGAGKSTLIKTLAGIHKKTSGTLTFKGREINNAPDLNRSGHTPIAFIHQDLGLIEWMTVAENIGLTLGYPKRFGIIDWKKAEQKAQSVLDLVGLEVKPNERIFNLSAAEKSLLAIARALDANAEVLVLDEPTATLVASDVEKMFQVLHHLKAQGVGLIYVSHRLDEIHEICDDVVVLRDGQLVGSGEVKDYTLDDLVTLIVGSKKQMDVRTPLNPEQPIQLDVRSLQIGNLPPFSMTLRRGELVALVGLRNAGQEAIGQALFGRIHHHSGDVYVTGKKANLSTPASSIRSGIAMVAADRVKESLCPAMSATENLNLNPTNLSRHELSKLDHHQERETMYQAIEHYDIRPKDPDMPISSMSGGNQQKVILARWFNLNKPILILDNPTAGVDIGARAEIYRIMQQAILNGLSVIVISSDFEEVVNIANRALVFNRGQMVKELTHQDVSVANLLKYASGSKTEGVPHGIV; encoded by the coding sequence ATGGAATGGATTAATAGCGCAGAAAACAGCTTGCTATCGATAGAAGATCTCACCACGCGTTTTTTCAATTTTGTGGCCTTAGACCGAGCTTCTTTTCACCTTCATAAAGGGCGTTGCGTGGCTTTGTTAGGAGAGAACGGTGCGGGCAAATCCACTTTGATAAAAACGTTGGCAGGTATCCATAAAAAAACCTCGGGGACACTGACCTTTAAAGGTCGAGAAATCAACAATGCGCCCGACTTAAACCGCAGCGGACATACTCCTATTGCCTTTATCCACCAAGATTTGGGATTGATAGAATGGATGACGGTTGCAGAAAATATTGGCCTCACCCTCGGTTACCCCAAACGCTTTGGCATTATTGATTGGAAAAAAGCCGAGCAAAAAGCGCAATCCGTACTCGACTTAGTCGGACTCGAAGTCAAACCCAATGAACGTATTTTCAACTTATCTGCGGCTGAAAAATCTCTGTTGGCGATTGCTCGCGCCTTGGATGCGAACGCCGAAGTTTTGGTATTGGATGAACCGACAGCAACACTTGTCGCCAGTGATGTAGAGAAAATGTTTCAAGTGCTGCATCACCTAAAAGCTCAAGGCGTTGGCCTTATCTATGTTTCGCATCGTCTCGATGAAATCCATGAGATATGTGACGATGTGGTCGTGCTCAGAGATGGGCAACTGGTCGGCTCTGGAGAGGTCAAAGATTACACACTCGATGATCTTGTGACGTTAATCGTCGGCAGCAAAAAACAAATGGATGTGCGCACTCCACTCAATCCAGAGCAACCCATTCAGCTTGACGTTCGCTCTCTGCAGATCGGTAATCTACCGCCTTTTTCAATGACCTTACGCCGTGGAGAGTTAGTCGCTTTAGTTGGCCTGCGCAATGCCGGTCAAGAAGCCATTGGTCAAGCTTTGTTTGGCCGTATTCACCACCACAGCGGCGACGTTTATGTCACTGGAAAAAAAGCCAATCTTTCTACGCCGGCCTCAAGCATCAGAAGTGGCATTGCGATGGTCGCTGCCGATCGAGTCAAGGAGAGCCTTTGTCCTGCGATGAGCGCTACCGAGAACCTCAACTTAAACCCTACCAATTTGTCTCGCCACGAGCTGAGTAAACTCGACCACCATCAAGAGAGAGAAACAATGTATCAGGCGATAGAGCACTATGATATTCGCCCAAAAGACCCCGACATGCCGATCAGCTCGATGAGCGGAGGCAATCAGCAAAAAGTGATTCTTGCCCGCTGGTTTAACTTAAACAAACCAATATTAATTCTCGATAACCCAACTGCAGGAGTCGATATCGGTGCCCGAGCAGAAATTTATCGCATCATGCAACAGGCCATCTTAAACGGCCTCTCTGTCATTGTAATTTCCAGTGACTTTGAAGAAGTTGTGAATATTGCTAATCGAGCCTTAGTTTTTAACCGTGGTCAAATGGTCAAAGAGCTAACCCATCAAGACGTCTCGGTTGCCAACCTATTGAAATACGCCTCAGGTTCTAAAACAGAAGGAGTTCCCCATGGCATCGTCTAA
- a CDS encoding ABC transporter permease: protein MASSNIKSTALETELHFSMGMGNFITQVAMRYGLLILTLALIVLFGLTTDTFFSMLTLQAILSEKSVVAILALAAMVTMITGKMNLNVGFGVTFWHVFVITLQQRYGFSWEMAALTVVLCGCLYGAINGALVALADIDSFVATLGTGTVIYAISLWHTDGRQIVGALPESFYLFSGAEIMSLPIVVFYLMAITLLLWIISEYTSLGRKLYAVGANPTTATLNGINTKACYIGSYIVSDGLIAFASVLLASHIGIGSSSVGQDYMLPALVGAFLGSTTFRAGRVNVWGTLIGVALVSVGISGLQQLGTPFFVEPLFNGAILLIAITLAGFSQKRKQTATKNNVKVN, encoded by the coding sequence ATGGCATCGTCTAATATCAAATCTACCGCTCTCGAAACCGAATTGCACTTCTCTATGGGGATGGGCAATTTTATTACTCAAGTGGCGATGCGCTACGGATTACTCATCCTAACTTTGGCTTTGATCGTCCTCTTTGGTCTCACCACCGACACTTTCTTCTCGATGTTGACTTTACAAGCCATTCTGAGTGAGAAAAGCGTGGTAGCGATTCTCGCCCTGGCTGCTATGGTCACCATGATCACCGGAAAAATGAATTTAAACGTCGGCTTTGGAGTGACCTTTTGGCATGTTTTTGTCATCACGTTACAACAGCGCTATGGGTTTTCATGGGAAATGGCAGCATTAACCGTTGTGTTGTGCGGTTGCCTCTATGGTGCCATTAATGGGGCCTTGGTCGCTCTAGCTGATATTGATTCCTTTGTGGCCACACTTGGTACTGGGACCGTAATTTATGCCATTTCTCTTTGGCATACCGATGGTCGACAAATTGTCGGCGCCTTACCGGAGAGCTTTTATTTATTCAGCGGTGCGGAAATAATGAGTCTGCCCATCGTCGTATTTTACTTAATGGCCATAACTTTACTGCTATGGATCATCAGTGAGTACACCTCGCTTGGTCGCAAACTTTACGCCGTCGGGGCTAATCCCACCACAGCAACGCTCAATGGAATCAACACTAAAGCGTGTTATATCGGCTCTTACATCGTCTCTGATGGGTTAATTGCCTTTGCCAGTGTGTTACTCGCATCTCATATCGGTATTGGTTCTTCTTCTGTCGGACAAGATTATATGCTCCCCGCGCTGGTCGGTGCTTTTTTAGGGTCTACCACTTTTCGAGCTGGTCGCGTCAACGTTTGGGGCACATTAATTGGAGTCGCGTTAGTCAGTGTCGGTATTTCTGGCTTACAGCAACTCGGCACTCCTTTCTTTGTTGAACCCCTTTTTAACGGCGCCATTTTACTGATTGCCATTACCCTCGCCGGCTTCAGTCAAAAGCGCAAACAAACCGCAACAAAAAATAACGTGAAGGTGAACTAA
- a CDS encoding substrate-binding domain-containing protein → MKTTIKDLTLGISLSLTTYGWADDSADYLNMAKKIVAEASSSSQQTFSLPAGPKAASDKTIIFVASDLKNSGVLGVANGYQEAAKSIGWKTRILDGAGSVPSQSSALKQAIALQPDGIVIGGFTPNTMVHSLRKANELGIKLISWHATPDPGPLPDYYIADNITSSADDVAKVSAMYAIAHSEGKANVVILTDGLYSIAVHKADVMKKYIEQCAGCSVLSYEDTPLANTSARIPQLTYSLVQKYQEKYTYTLAINDLYFDYMSPALRSLGRQDDQPPYNISAGDGSQSAFERIRNGNHQSATVAEPLNLHGWQIIDEFNRLFNDQPISGYVTPVHLVTADNIHQDGGDNNAYDPDNGYRDYYQAMWNGQQPQ, encoded by the coding sequence ATGAAAACAACAATAAAAGATCTGACACTCGGTATCAGTCTATCGCTAACCACATATGGCTGGGCTGATGATAGCGCCGACTATTTAAACATGGCGAAGAAAATTGTTGCTGAGGCTTCTTCAAGCTCACAGCAGACTTTTTCTCTCCCTGCCGGGCCTAAAGCCGCGAGCGACAAAACCATTATTTTTGTCGCCTCTGATCTTAAAAACAGCGGGGTATTAGGCGTGGCCAATGGCTACCAAGAGGCAGCAAAATCCATCGGATGGAAAACTCGGATACTCGATGGTGCAGGCAGTGTTCCTTCCCAATCCTCCGCTTTGAAACAAGCCATTGCCCTACAACCTGATGGCATCGTGATCGGCGGATTTACCCCCAATACCATGGTGCATAGCTTGCGTAAAGCCAATGAGCTCGGTATCAAATTGATCAGCTGGCACGCCACGCCCGACCCAGGCCCACTGCCGGATTATTATATTGCTGATAATATCACCAGCTCCGCTGATGACGTCGCGAAAGTCTCGGCTATGTATGCCATCGCTCACTCAGAAGGCAAAGCAAACGTGGTGATCCTCACCGACGGGCTCTACAGTATCGCGGTACACAAGGCCGATGTAATGAAGAAATACATCGAGCAATGTGCGGGGTGTTCGGTATTGAGTTACGAAGATACACCACTGGCCAACACCTCGGCCCGTATCCCTCAGTTGACTTACTCACTGGTGCAAAAATACCAAGAGAAATACACCTACACCTTGGCCATTAACGATCTGTACTTCGATTATATGTCGCCGGCATTACGCTCATTAGGCCGACAAGATGACCAACCGCCCTACAATATCTCGGCCGGCGATGGCAGCCAATCCGCCTTTGAGCGCATTCGCAATGGCAACCATCAATCAGCAACGGTTGCTGAGCCACTAAACTTACATGGCTGGCAAATTATCGATGAGTTTAACCGCTTATTTAACGACCAACCCATCAGTGGCTATGTCACTCCTGTTCACCTTGTCACAGCGGATAATATTCACCAAGACGGTGGCGATAACAATGCCTATGACCCAGACAACGGCTATCGCGATTACTATCAAGCCATGTGGAATGGCCAACAACCACAATAA
- a CDS encoding SMP-30/gluconolactonase/LRE family protein — protein MSFARALQSDLIKISGGHSWCEGAAWLAHSQQLVFSDVKKSCLYRYDTHSQETVLITAQSNYSNGNVALQNGDLVSCEHGRRCLSLRRASQLDQAAVLVEKFEGKRLNSPNDVVERHSDGTLWFTDPPYGIINDEEGYKSESQIIGCWVYCFDPKTGQLHLATTDVQRPNGLAFSPDESTLYVADMSIVEFPECGRKEVRAYRVNHYQLEQGKTLFTVDKGIPDGMTVDRHGQLYCSSSEGILIYSPEQQRLIGKIPVPEVVSNCTFDHTQTRLFITASTSVYAIDVDIDYIAQLSLQPQT, from the coding sequence ATGTCTTTTGCTCGTGCATTACAATCTGATTTGATCAAGATAAGCGGTGGGCATAGTTGGTGTGAGGGTGCGGCTTGGTTAGCGCACTCTCAACAGTTGGTCTTTTCCGATGTCAAAAAATCCTGCCTCTACCGCTATGATACTCACAGCCAAGAAACGGTATTAATTACCGCGCAATCCAACTACAGCAATGGCAATGTCGCTCTTCAAAATGGTGATCTTGTCTCTTGTGAACACGGTCGCCGTTGCTTATCACTACGCCGTGCAAGTCAACTTGATCAAGCGGCTGTACTGGTTGAAAAGTTTGAAGGAAAGCGCCTCAACTCACCAAATGATGTTGTCGAACGTCATTCTGATGGCACCTTGTGGTTTACTGACCCTCCCTATGGGATCATCAACGACGAGGAGGGCTACAAATCAGAAAGTCAAATTATTGGTTGCTGGGTCTATTGCTTTGATCCTAAAACCGGTCAGCTTCACTTAGCCACAACTGATGTACAACGCCCAAACGGGTTGGCCTTTTCACCGGATGAGTCAACGCTCTATGTGGCCGACATGTCGATTGTGGAATTTCCCGAATGCGGCAGAAAGGAAGTGCGTGCCTACCGAGTGAATCACTACCAGCTCGAGCAGGGCAAGACGCTATTTACTGTCGATAAAGGTATTCCAGACGGCATGACCGTCGACCGTCATGGCCAACTCTATTGCAGTTCATCTGAAGGAATTTTGATTTACAGCCCAGAACAGCAAAGGTTAATTGGTAAAATTCCGGTACCGGAAGTGGTGTCGAACTGTACCTTTGATCACACTCAAACGCGTTTGTTCATCACCGCATCAACCTCTGTCTATGCGATTGATGTCGATATCGATTACATCGCACAGCTATCATTACAACCACAGACTTAA
- a CDS encoding YhcH/YjgK/YiaL family protein produces the protein MIVNQFNNSDNLAHVSPFILNILESVTARDLASIPADQYTIDDLPLSDAYFVVMDYQTCAESTFGPEFHQLYTDVQFILSGEERCSWAILSDQQKVELLERYDYNAERDICFINQGEVPLNDLIMRPGEFYILPPNTLHMPNLNVHSAAKVRKVVIKIKTALLAR, from the coding sequence ATGATCGTTAATCAGTTTAACAACTCAGATAACCTCGCACATGTGTCGCCATTTATCTTAAATATTCTTGAGTCGGTCACTGCTCGCGACCTTGCTTCTATACCTGCAGACCAATACACCATTGATGACTTACCTCTCAGCGATGCCTACTTTGTCGTCATGGATTATCAGACCTGCGCCGAATCTACCTTTGGCCCCGAATTTCACCAGCTATATACCGACGTACAATTCATTCTAAGTGGTGAAGAACGATGTAGTTGGGCCATTCTTTCTGATCAGCAAAAAGTCGAGTTGCTCGAGCGTTACGACTATAACGCGGAGCGCGATATTTGTTTTATTAACCAAGGTGAGGTGCCACTCAACGATTTGATCATGCGCCCGGGAGAATTTTACATCTTACCCCCGAATACCCTACATATGCCCAACTTAAATGTGCATTCAGCAGCAAAAGTCCGTAAAGTAGTCATCAAAATAAAAACGGCTTTGTTGGCAAGGTAA
- a CDS encoding IclR family transcriptional regulator, with product MQAVKKTFDVLELIAMSKEGVSLDSLSKSLGYPKATAHRICKTLIDCGYLRQLSSGHYCISAKLLSLGYGVVQHDPLATEVTPILQALADEMGFNVNLQRRDLHTVILLKKEEPKHAVFHTNARPGLVSPLHQAACGKIILAHLDESQWQEYWALYADNPDRFCHFSDGKVDNIDDFFQENRRIKQQGWAVDGEGNESGITCVAVPLLTANTVQYAISVSGLTPEIHRYGMNNIIERLNQLSADIVNKHY from the coding sequence ATGCAAGCGGTCAAAAAAACGTTTGATGTCCTTGAGCTCATCGCAATGAGCAAAGAAGGCGTCTCTCTCGACTCTCTTTCTAAGTCCCTTGGCTACCCGAAAGCCACAGCACATCGAATTTGTAAAACACTGATCGATTGTGGTTACTTACGCCAATTATCTTCAGGGCACTATTGTATCTCGGCCAAACTCTTGTCATTGGGCTATGGCGTGGTGCAACACGACCCACTCGCTACAGAAGTCACGCCGATATTACAAGCGCTTGCCGATGAAATGGGCTTTAACGTCAACCTGCAACGACGAGATTTACACACGGTTATTTTGCTAAAGAAAGAAGAGCCTAAACACGCTGTTTTTCATACCAATGCCAGGCCTGGCTTAGTGTCTCCGCTTCACCAAGCGGCCTGTGGCAAGATCATTCTCGCCCATCTTGACGAAAGCCAATGGCAAGAATACTGGGCACTTTATGCCGATAACCCCGACCGTTTTTGTCATTTTAGCGACGGAAAAGTCGACAACATCGACGACTTCTTTCAAGAGAATCGCCGTATCAAACAACAAGGCTGGGCCGTGGATGGCGAAGGAAATGAGTCTGGTATTACCTGCGTTGCAGTACCATTACTGACCGCCAATACCGTGCAATACGCCATCAGTGTCTCCGGATTAACGCCAGAAATTCATCGCTACGGTATGAATAACATTATTGAACGCCTCAACCAACTATCCGCTGATATCGTCAATAAGCACTATTGA